AACCTCCCATTAAACTCAATAAAGTAGTTTTCCCGGACCCCGAAGGACCGGTCATAATTACTACTTCCCCCGCTTTAATTTCCAGATCGATATCGTATAAAACCTGTTTTCTTAATTCCCCCGTGCCAAAATAGTAATTTAAGCCTTTAATAGCAATTACGGGTTCATTAGGGCTAAAATCGACTAATTCTCGCTCTTTTTGAAAAATCCGCATTATTTCACCCTTGATAGCTTAAAAAATATCGGCTGGATCTGCTGTCCTTAATTTGCCCATGGCGACAATTCCAGAGGCAATACACATAATAATTGTCAGGATTAAAACTTCGATCGCCCTAGGGGTAGTCATCACTATCGGTAACAGTGTAGCGGAGGAAGCGAGATGATAAACACCGAGAGAGACGATAAACCCCGGTATATACCCCAAAACCGCTAGTAATAAGGCCTCTTGCATCAAAACCCCGACTAAATACCAATCACCGTAACCCATAGCTTTTAGGGTAGCGTATTCGGGTAAGTGATCGGTGACATCGGAATAGAGAATCTGATAGACAATGACGATACCGACGATAAAACCGACTACTGTACCTAAACCAAAGATAAAACCAATCGCTGTACCATTTGCCCAATAGGTTTTTTCCCTTTCAGCAAATTCTTTTAAAGTAAGGACAATTACTTCATTTTTAGGGAAAAGTGCCTGTAAATTGACCTTAACTGCCTCGATATTTGCCCCCGGTTGCAGTTTCACCAGTCCTATATCGATTTCGTGGGGTTGACGTTCGGGAAAGAGCCTTAAAAAGGTAGAATCACTGCTAATGACGTTACCATCGGCAGCAAAGGAGGCACCAAGGGTAAAAATTCCCGCTACCTGTACCTCTTTTTTATTTAACTGAACTGTCAAATCGGGGTTTTTCTGGAGTAAATCGGCAATTGGACCGAATTCTGGTCTTCCTGCTTGATCGTATAAGACGCGATTTAACATCTTTAGATCACTGGATTTTTGATTGACTTCTGGGAGGGTAAAAACCCGTTGACTGGGATCAAAACCAAAGACTAAAGTAGTTCTTTCTAGGGCAGTTTCGGGATTGCGCCACTGGGCCGAAGCAATATAAACTGGGGCTATAGATTGAATGCCCTCGACTCTTTTAGCTTGGTACAAGCGATCGCGTGAGAAACTTTTCACCGCAAAGAGGGTATCGAATTGGGGATTAATCAGGACTAAATCCGCATCGAGAACATAATGGGGTTTAACGGAAGCGTCAAATAAGGCATCCCGAAACCCCAACTGTGTGAAGATTAAGAAGTCAGCAAAAGCAATCCCGGCAATAGCCACGATCAAACGGGTTTTCTCTCGCGTCACCTGTAACCAAGATAGGGGCGTTTTTTTGAATAGATGGGTTAGTTTCATGGAAAACCTACTCATTGATAGTTACAGTTACTTGGGAATTGGTTAAACCTGCCACTTTTTCACTGTTTTTGCGATCTAAGGCAATGCGGACAGAGATAACTTTGCGATCGAAGTTTTCCCCTGGTTGATTGCTGAAGATATTTTGTTGGTCAACTTTTAAAGCAATTAAGCGCACTTTTCCGCTAACTTCGCCCTTAAACGCCGATCCGGTAATCGTGGCAGTTTGTCCAGAGCGAATTTTCCCGATATCGCTTTGATAGATTTCGGCAATTACCTCCATGCGCTCGGTTTCAGCGAGGTCAACAATTCCTTGATCGCTGATTTGTTCCCCGATACGGGTATTGACTTTAATCACTTTGCCGGTAATTGGCGATCGAATATAAGCCTGATTTAACTCGGTTTGAGCCTTTTTAACGGCAACTAGGGCAGCATTTACCTCCGCTTGGGCTGCCCGCACATCGACTCCCCGCACTTCTGAGACTTGATTTAAAGTGGATCTGGCCTCTTTGATCTGCTGTTGACCGGTGGATTCAATCCGGGCTAGGGTAGTCTTGGCTTCTTGTATCTGTTGTTTACCAGTGCGTTCAATTCTCTCTAGGGTAACTTTTGCTTCTGTTAGTTGTTGATTACTGGTTTCTAAATTCAGTCTTTTACTATCAAAACTAGAGGCGGAAATTGCCCCTTCTTGATAGAGTTTTTCGTAGCGATCAAATTCAGCTTTGGCATTGCGATATTCTGCTTCTAATTTGCCAATTGTCGCTTTTTGGGCGGCTATATCCCCTTCTAATTGCGCTGTTAATCTTTGGATGGTTGTCCTTTGGGTTGCTTGATCCCCTACCCATTGTGCCTCGATTTTTCGCACGTTAGCGGCATTAGCATCGATTTCACCGACTTTTGCCCCAGCTTTCACCTGTTCTAGTTTGGCTGCGGCTACTTTCACCTGTTCTTGTGCCTGTTGCAGGTTATCCTCTAATCTTTCCTGACTTTCGAGAATGGCGATTATTTGTCCCGTTTTGACGCTATCTCCTTCATCGACTAATAATTGTATGACTCGATCGGAATTAAGCAACATCGGGGCAGATATGCTGATAATTTCTGTCCTCGGTTCAATTCTGCCTAAAGCGGTGATTTTTTGCGGTGCGGGCGAGGCAACTACAGGGGTTTTGGTTTCGGGTTTGGGGGCGACTTGGGAAAGACTATAAAAGGTGGTTATTCCTAATAATCCCGTGCCTAATACTATTAACCCGATTATTAACTTTTGATTTGGTTTCACAAAAGTTTTACCTTTCATAATTTTTTAGTTAATAAGTGATTGTTGGGGGTTAACATTTTTTCTGCAAATAAGTAGTAAGAATTTTACCTAATAATTCCATTTGTTCATCGATCGCAATCTGTTCATTGCACCACAGGCGCTCTAATATCAGTCCATTAATAACGCTGACAACTAACCAAGCTACACTCGGATCGCTAATACCTAAAATCTCGATTACTGCCTGATGATAGCGGCGATCAATGCGCTCAAAAAATTGACTACGACGCAGTTCTTCTCGTCCTTGGTATTGAGAATAATCGATCGATAAGAATAATTGTTTGATACAGGAATCCTCGCGATTAGTCATAAATTTGCCGAGAATTTTTAGCTTTTCTATCAGGGTTTTTCCTCGATCGATCTCGGCTTTAGCTAATAAAACATCCTGCCGGCACATCTCCTCGACTAATTGCTCGAAAAGTGCCGCTTTACTGGGAAAGTAGTGGTATAGCGTTCCCGTGGACACTCCTAATCCTTGCGCTAATTCTCTCGTCGTCATGTTAGCATAGCCTTTCTCGGCAAAGAGTTCGGCACTTTTTAAGAGGAGTTCTTTTCGGTATTGTTCTACATCTACTATCTTAGGCATAAATTTAATATCGAACGTTCGTTATATTTTAGCTTAACATTACTATAGATGGGGAAATCAGTCGTCCCTTTGCCTGTATGCTAGAAGGAGGGGATAATTCGTTATTGAGCGAGCTTTTTCGCAAGGATTGACAGTATGGGTAATATTCACGAGCAGTTATTAGAGGAATTAGCCGAAGTGGAATGGAGTGACTTGATCCCCCATGCTCAAAGGGATGCGCTGATCCTGGTTTCCGATTCCCTCAATTTAATCGAAGTGGCAGAAGCGATCGCCAGTGATCAGGTTGCTCAAGTGCAGAATTGGATCGGGGAAAAACTACTAGAAAAACCGACACAAGAGCAATTAAGCGATTGGAATTCCCATCCCGATAACCTTTTTAATACACTAATCGTGCAACCTTTTGTGTTAATTCAGACCATAGTTTAGATAACACTGATCACTGAAAAACCCCCAATCCGTCTAAATGTTAAGTTAAGTATCGAAGAGCGGCCGTTTCATCACCCAGTAGTAATATAATCACTGAGTTATCAACTTTGATCCTTAAGTATGACTGCATTCACCACAACCCCCACCCTTGCCAATTTGCCCGCCAGTGACAGCCGTAGCCGCGTCAGTGAATTTATGAAATCCCTACAGGATGAAATTTGTCAGGGATTAGAAGAAGTGGATGGACAAGCAAAATTTATCGAAGATAGTTGGCAACGGCCTGAAGGTGGCGGCGGACGTTCGCGAGTTTTGCGGGAAGGGGCAATTTTTGAACAGGCAGGGGTGAATTTTTCGGAAGTTTGGGGGAAAGAATTACCTCCTAGCATTGCCAAACAACGGCCCGAGGCTGCCGGTCATCAATTTTACGCCACGGGAACCTCGATGGTTTTGCATCCTCACAATCCTTATATTCCCACGGTTCACCTCAATTATCGCTATTTTGAAGCCGGTCCAGTTTGGTGGTTTGGCGGCGGCGCTGATTTAACTCCCTACTATGGCTTTGAAGAAGATGCTAGTCATTTTCACCGCACTTTTAAACAGGTTTGCGACCAACATCATCCCGAATATTATCCCGTTTTTAAACGCTGGTGTGATGAATATTTTTATCTCAATCATCGTCAGGAAGCCAGAGGCATCGGCGGGATTTTCTTTGATTACCAAGACGGTTTAGACCCTCTCTATCGGGGTCCCTTTGCCGAAAGTGATGCCGCTATCTATTCAGAAAAATTATCTCCCCAACAACCGCGCAACTGGGAAGAAATTTTTAGTTTCATTAATGACTGTGGCCGGGCTTTTCTACCCGCTTATGTTCCCATTGTCCAGAAACGGCGCTCGACGGAATACGGTGACAGAGAACGTCAGTTTCAACTCTATCGTCGCGGTCGTTATGTAGAATTTAATTTAGTTTATGATCGTGGCACAATTTTTGGGTTGCAAACTAATGGTCGTACCGAGTCAATTTTGATGTCTTTACCTCCTTTAGTCCGTTGGGAATACTGTTATCAACCTGCAGCCAATACCCCAGAAGCAAAACTCTATGATGTCTTCCTAAAACCCCAAGATTGGGTTAATTGGCAAGGTTAAATCAGTTATCAGTTATCAGTTATCAGTTATCAGTTATCAGTTATCAGTTATCAGTTATCAGTTATCAGATTTGAGTTTTAAGTGAGCATTATGTATTAAGTGAGCAGTATTAAATAGCAGTTTCCTACTGTCTTTTTACTGTTTACTGATCAGTGATCAGTGATCACTGAAAATACTTCCCACACCCTTGTCAAGTAAATAAATCTAAAAATTTTGGCTAATTTTTGGACACCTCTCCATACTCGTCTGGAAACCACGGTGAAAAAGGGACAATTACTACCTAAAAATGCGTCTCTGTTAGTGGCATTGTCGGCAGGCCAGGATTCCCTTTGTTTAGGTCAATTATTGCTGGATTTGCGCTCTCGTTGGGGTTGGCAACTAGCGATCGCTCATTGTGATCACCGTTGGTCCCAGGACCGAGGATTAGTGGATCATGTGCGTAAAATCGCCGAAATTTGGCAATTACCCGTTTATATTGCCACCGCACCCCCCATGGCGGAAACGGAAGCCAAGGCCCGACAATGGCGTTATCAAGCTTTACAAACAATCGCCCAAGAACAGGGTTTTAATTATCTTCTCACGGCACACACGAGGAGCGATCGAGCGGAAACTTTTCTTTATAATCTCATGCGCGGAGCGGGTAGTGATGGACTTTCTGCCCTAACTTGGTTGACAAGTTTAACCCCAGATATTTTTTTAGTCCGTCCCCTCTTAAATGTCACTCGCGGGGAAACTTTCGCTTTTTGTCAAAGTCGAGAATTACCGATCTGGTACGATCGAGCTAATGAGAATTTACGCTATGCTCGCAATCGCATCCGTCGGGAATTATTACCCTACCTGCAAACTAATTTAAATCCCCAAATTGAAAAACATCTCGCCCAAACTGCCGAAATTTTGGAAGCAGAAAGCGATTATTTAGATAGTATTGCCCGGGATATTTTTCGTCAGGTTATCGATCTAGATCAACAAAGACTCGATCGCTCCCCTTTACAAATTTTACCTCTAGCGATACAAAGACGGGTGATTCGTTTATTTTTGGCTCAATATTTACCCTCATCACCTAATTTTGCCGAAGTTGAGTCAGTGGTTAATCTCATTACTGGTGTTAATCGCGATGCCACTTCCTCCTTAAGCGGCAAAATTCGAGTAGAAGTACAACAAAATTGGCTACATATCAGTTATCAGTGATCAGTTATCAGTTATCAGTGATCAGTTATCAGTTATCAGTGATCAGTTATCAGATTACAGTTTTAAGTGGACAGTGTTAGGTGAAAACTTTGCTACTTTCTTTTCACTGCTTACTGTTTACTGTTCACTGAAAAAACCTATCTCCCCATTCTAGTTATCTGTAGCTAACTTTTACAGCAATTAGTTTAAAGATAAACTAAAATAGTAATACAATTAAACTAAAAATAAAATTGGCGGAGCATAATGAGCGAAACTAAAGTAATTAATCGAGAAAGTTTACTGGTCAATCTCCGGCAACAACTGCGAGCCGGACAACAGGAATTAGCCGATTGGCAAGGAGGAAAAATGGCCATTTCTGCGGTGCCGGGGGCGGGAAAATCCCACAGTTTGGCCGTAGCTGCCGCTATGGTTATTGCTCGTGAGCAACTTCATGCTAAAAAACAGTTAATTATTGTCACCTACACGCGCTCGGCTGCCGCTAGTATTAAAGCTAAAATTAAACAACGCTTGCAAGATTTACAACTTTCGGCCCAAGGTTTCAGCGTCCAAACTCTGCACGGACTGGCCCTACAATTGGCCCGTCGTTATCCGGAATTATCGGGATTAGACCTCGAATCTTCTACCTTAGTTATTCCGACTCCTAGCCACAGAATTATTAGAAACTCGGTGGAAAAATGGCTAATTGCCGATCCAATTCGTTATCAAAAGTTATTAGAAGGAGTGGAATTTGATGGGGAAGAAACCGAAAGATTACGCCGTCAATCGGTGCTGAGAACCGAAATTTTACCTAGTCTTGCCTATGCGGCCATTCATGAGCTAAAAAGTTCGGGATTATCACCGCAGCAAGTCTGGGAATTAAGCCACTATACCGACGATAATTATCAAATTCTCGCTATTGCTAGTGGTTTGTACCAACAGTATGAAATCCTGATGCGTCAGAAAAACTATATAGATTATGATGACATGATTTTAGGAGCCTTGCGAGTATTAGAGGAAGAAAAAATTCGCCGACAATGGCAAAAATCTGTCTTTGGAGTCTTTGAAGATGAGGCACAGGATTCTAGTCCTCTTCAAGAAAAACTAATTACTATTTTAGCAAAAAATAATGACGGGGAAATACCTAATTTAATTCGCGTCGGTGATCCCAATCAAGCGATTAATTCTACCTTTACCCCCGCCGATCCTGTTTACTTTAATTGGTTTTGTGAAAGTTGTCAAAACGAAGGCAATTTATCCACTATGAACCAAGCAGGTCGCAGCAATACTAAAATTATTGAAGCTGCTAATTTAGTTTTACAATGGGTCGATCGAGATTGGAAACAGGGAAAAGATAATCATAAAGTTACCGAGGCTCCTTTTCGAGTTCAAGCGATTCTTCCCGTCAGTGCTGAAGATCCCCAACCTAATCCAGTTAAGGAGGGAAAAGGATTAGAAATTTATCAACCTGATGATATTTATCAAACAGTAGAATTAATTGAAAAACGTCTAGTTAAATTACTTCAAGAAAACCCTCAACATAATGCCGCTATCCTCGTTAGAGAAAATCGACAAGGACACTTTTTTGCTCAAAAATTTGCCCATTTTTATAAAAGTTATCAGATCAGAATTTTTGAAGCTAACGAGATCGATCGCTTTTCCCAAATTCCCGCCGAAATGCTGAAACTATTAGCTTTTGTCGAACGTCCCCACTCTCCCGATTATCTGAAAGCGGCCTTAGAAGTGTTACAATTGAGGGGTTTAATTACTGCCCAAGATTTAAATCCTTTAGTTACCTATCCCGAACAATTTCTTTATCCTACTCCCCTCGATCCTGAACTGAAATCTAACGAAAAAATCGCCCGTCGTTATTGCTGCAGTTTACTAAAAGCTAGATTAGAATTACCCCATTATCAACTCCTATCTTTTTTCGCTATGACTCTCCAATATTCGGGGTCAGAATTAGCAACTTTGCAAAAATTAACCGCCCGTATTTATCAGGAAACTGCTGGTAATAGTTCTCTCAAAAATACCATTAATACTCTTAATGAAATTATCGCCTCTGAGCGATTTGAAGGGGTGGAAGAAGATAACGACGATTGTTATACTCGTCCCGGACAACTGACGATTATTACTATGCACAAAGCCAAGGGTTTAGACTGGGATTATGTTTTTATTCCCTTTCTTCATGAAGATATTATCCCGGGCAAACCTTGGGTTCCCAATGGGGCAAAGTTTTTGGGAGATTTTAGCCTTGCAGAAGTGGCCCGGGCGCAAATTCGAGCAGCAGTTCATCAACGCTATTTAAACCCCGACAGCATACCAATTATTCCCCCACCTTTAAGCGCTTGGTTAGAAGCTGGACAACTTAAAAAAGCTGAAGAATACCGACTTTTGTATGTAGCGATGACGCGAGCAAAAAGACTTTTATGGATGTCGAGTGAAAAAAAAGCTCCCTTCCGTTGGAACACTTTTCGCGGAGATGAAAGTAGTCAATTACAGGATAAAAATCCCTGTCCTGTCTTTCCTGTTTTAATCAATGCTTTCCCCGATTCTTTCTGTGTTTAACTGTTGCTGCAGCGTCCGCGGATAAAGAATTAGGAAGACAAACCACCAGAGGAGTATGGGAACAGATAAGAGTAGGGTTAACCAGAGACGCTGAGTTAAAAACCAACACCCAGCAATCAGGGTAATTCCTGTCAACAAAATCGACCAAGGTTGACACCAACGGGGTTTGTGGTCCCAAACGTTATCGGATTTCGAGTTAGACATTGGTTAAGGGGCGGTAATTTACTAACTTGATTTTATCGTACCTGACTATTCAGATAACTGCTACAATTTTGGGTAATTCTATCAATAGAGTTTCTTATCTCTAGACAAACTAAGCTAAATTTTCCTATGATTGATGTCTTTTATCCGATTCCCAAGCTGTTAGATACTATTCTGACGGAGATTTATGCCGAAAATCGCCGTAAACATGAAGAAAGAATGGCCGAATTGCAAATAATCTCTAATTCGTCCCTTCGCGATGCCTACGTCCAACAGCTATTATTAGATCGATTTCTTGCTCCCGTGGAAAATGCTCAACATAGCATTCAAAATGCCGCTAAACACGCTCAGTACATGGCAGAAGTAGTTAATTATTATCATCATGACCATGGCTGTAGTCAAGAGCAAGCTCAAGAAATATCCCGTCAATTTCGGGCTTTAGCGGTTAAAATTTCTCAAATTGACTCTCTTTACGATTTAAAAATCATTTATCAAGTGGTTACTGTTTTCACCCAGCAATTATCAAGATTTAAACACCGAGAAAGAAATTATTCTTGGGAAAGGCAAATCAGAAAGGGTATTTTAGATCCCTTAAATACCTGCATTGCTGTGGAGAAAAATTTTCAAAGACGGGTAGCTTTGATGACGGGTGAACACCCATCAGCTACGGTAATGGGATTATTAGAGTCAGATTAAGGCGAGGTTTTAGACCCGATTTTTTCGATAAGCTAAGACGTATTTAAACCGCTTATTCTTAGATTAGCCGAATCTCCCTTACTCCCCCCTGCTAGTAGGGTTGATTCAAGGTAGGGTTGATTCAAGGTAGGGTTGATTCAAGGTAGGTTTGATTCAAGGTAGGGTTGATTCATGAATCAACCCTACTAGGGTTGGAGGGGTTGCATGAATGCCTCTTGCCTCGTCTCAACAAGCAATTTAAATTAGGAAGAGCTTAGTTGCTGACTCTAGGGACATTCTTGGGGGAGTTTTAATACAAACTCCCCGCAATCATAGCCGCTAATAAAATAAAACCGACCCAAACATTTTGACCAAACATTTGACCATAAACTGGTTTGGGTAAATCCGATTGACGTAACAACCAGTATTGACGCAACCAAGCAATCGCCGCTAGACCCAACCCTAGCCAAAAAGAGGCTGATAACTGCATTTTTTGCCCCTCCCAAGCCAATAAACCCACTGTCAGGGCAAAAAAGACCCCCACGGCTTCCGGAGCGTATTTGCCGAAAAATATGGCACTGGAGTTAATACCAACCTTGAGATCATCCTCTCGATCGGACAGAGCATAAATTGTATCAAATGCTAATGTCCAAAAAATCACCGCTCCCCATAATATAAATGTATTACTATTTAACGACCCGGTGACGGCACTCCAACAGATTAAAACCGCAAAACCCCAAGCGAGAGAAAGAACCAATTGGGGTACAGGAAAAAAACGCTTGGCGAGAGGATAGCAGATAATCAAGGGAACGGCGGCTAAACATAGGCAAAAACTCAGTAAATTCAGATATAAAGCTAAAATTGCGGCGCAAAAGAAAGCAATCAGAGCGATAATCAGACCAACCTTGATCGATAAAGCTCTGGCCGCTAAAGGACGGTTACGAGTGCGATCAACCTGTGGATCAATATCCCGATCCCAAAGATCGTTAACCACACAGCCGGCGGCGCTAGTGGCCAAAGTTCCCAAAATGATCACCCCGATCAAGGGTAGCGGTGGCACCCCGTCTGCCGCCAAAAATACCCCCCATAAAGCGGGAATCATCAAAATTAACCTACCTGCGGGTTTATCCCAGCGCAAGAGGCGAATAATCGTCATCCAAGTGGGTTCTAGATCGGGTTGGGATATAGTCATAATTTCTCGTAAAAAGTAGAAACTAGGAGTTAAGGGGGTGTGGGGTGTGGGGTGTGGGGTGTAGGGTGTGGGGTGTGGGGTGTAGGGTGTGGGGTTTTGGGGAGAAAATTAATTAATTTTGGCCAGTAGCTGCCTTTTGCCTCCTGCCTTTTGCCTTTTGCCTCTTGCCTTTCCTAACCAAGAAGTTAATTTTGCACGACTACTTACTTAACGTGATTACCAGCCCCAACTATTAGGAACGCCTTTAAACGGACCAACCACATCGGAGGTTATCCATCCCCCGTAAAAGTTGCCGGGCTGCGGTTGTACTAATTCACCGTCGGCATAACAAGCGCTCATTTTGGCGGGATAAAAAGCCAGATAATTCTTAATTGCCTGAAACTCTGGTGTCGGGTCCGGATAATACCAAGCGGCGTTAATTGCCTGTTGATCCCCAACGGTGATATTGTAATATCCGGCTAGACCTTTCCACTCACAAAAAGACTTTTCTGCTGTGGCTTGCAGGTATTCCATTTTAATATCTTGGGGCGGTAGATAATAAACTGGGGGATGACTGGTTTCTAGAACTCGATAACTGCTTTTAGTATCGGCAATTATCACCCCATTAAAGATAATTTTTAGGTGTTTAGGCGATAATTCTAGGCGCGGGGGACGAGGATAATCCCAGACGGATTCCTGTCCTGCTTTTGCTGGTATCGGTTGGGGACGAAACATAATTTTTCTTATCGTATTCTCCGAGTCAGTTCACCGTTTACTGATTACTGATCACTGAAAAGAGTTTTCTCAGGGTTTCCACTCGTTCTCGATTGACATTTAAATCCGATTCTCCTAACCGGGAGGCCGAGCGAACATCGATCGCATTTTTGCTAGGATTAAGAGAAAATTCCACATCATCGACAAATCCCATCCATTGACTGCTAAATTCGGCGTAGAGATAGTTACTATCTTGGTTAATAATTTTAGTTCTCGGTTGGGAGGCGATAATTTTAGCTAATTGCTCGATCGCTTTTTCACCGCTACCCTGATAACTAAGGGGTTCGATCGCATGAGCCTGATCCTGACTCTGACTACTAACACAATTAGGAGTGGTCGGACAAGAGGCCAGTTTACCCTCCCTGACTCCCAAATAATCGGGACGAGTACCGGCGAATAAACTGACGCTATCGGGAGCAATTAACCTAATTCCTAGCCAGATGAGCAGTATTCCTAGGAAAATAAACGGGGTTAGCCGGAAAGATTTTTTCACCGTGTCGGAAGTTTCAGTCATGCTAGTCTCACAGAATCACTTCAATTAACTTAACATTGATAGGTGTGACAAGATCAGGAGATAGAATAAGATGTTTCTCGATGAATTACAACCCGTTGTTAAAGAACTGATTCAACAACCGATCGCTTTTTTCGGTGGTTTTGCCTCTGGATTACTGCGCTTGAAACTTTCGGACGATCCCCTCAAAAAATGGTTAGAAGAGCAGGGATTAGTCAGTTTTAACGACAATAATCAGGATAACGGCAACAGTCCCCAGTCGATCTCGATCGATTAGGGATCAGGGGTTAGCTGTTGGGGGTGAGGGTATTCTCCCATCCCCAAAACCCCCCGCTTACCACCCCATCAGCTTAACTTGTTGCTGAAAGTAGATAAATTTCCTCGGCTACTCTTTTTAAGCGTCTTAATTGCGCTTCCATATCCTTTTTAGTCCATTTGGCGGCGAATTGCTGGAATCCCCACCCCACAACCGGATTAGGAATCGCAAACTCAAAACGATTGATTAGACAAGTGCCGTCATCATTGGGTTGACATTCCCAGCGATCGCATCCGCAAAAAAAACCTTCCAATTGCCAGACAATTAACCCCGGTTCTCTCTCAATCACCGTACTTTTTAGCGTTGGCTGAATTAGGGGGATTTGAATCAAAAAACGACTTCTCCCACCGATATCGGTCTTCCAATCGCCGATAGGTTCAAAAACGAACACCGGATTCAACCAA
This Microcystis wesenbergii NRERC-220 DNA region includes the following protein-coding sequences:
- a CDS encoding 4-hydroxybenzoate solanesyltransferase: MTISQPDLEPTWMTIIRLLRWDKPAGRLILMIPALWGVFLAADGVPPLPLIGVIILGTLATSAAGCVVNDLWDRDIDPQVDRTRNRPLAARALSIKVGLIIALIAFFCAAILALYLNLLSFCLCLAAVPLIICYPLAKRFFPVPQLVLSLAWGFAVLICWSAVTGSLNSNTFILWGAVIFWTLAFDTIYALSDREDDLKVGINSSAIFFGKYAPEAVGVFFALTVGLLAWEGQKMQLSASFWLGLGLAAIAWLRQYWLLRQSDLPKPVYGQMFGQNVWVGFILLAAMIAGSLY
- a CDS encoding SRPBCC family protein; the encoded protein is MSSCQVFEQSIQIKASATTVERCITDLELMRRWLNPVFVFEPIGDWKTDIGGRSRFLIQIPLIQPTLKSTVIEREPGLIVWQLEGFFCGCDRWECQPNDDGTCLINRFEFAIPNPVVGWGFQQFAAKWTKKDMEAQLRRLKRVAEEIYLLSATS
- a CDS encoding DUF1499 domain-containing protein, which gives rise to MTETSDTVKKSFRLTPFIFLGILLIWLGIRLIAPDSVSLFAGTRPDYLGVREGKLASCPTTPNCVSSQSQDQAHAIEPLSYQGSGEKAIEQLAKIIASQPRTKIINQDSNYLYAEFSSQWMGFVDDVEFSLNPSKNAIDVRSASRLGESDLNVNRERVETLRKLFSVISNQ
- a CDS encoding DUF427 domain-containing protein, whose product is MFRPQPIPAKAGQESVWDYPRPPRLELSPKHLKIIFNGVIIADTKSSYRVLETSHPPVYYLPPQDIKMEYLQATAEKSFCEWKGLAGYYNITVGDQQAINAAWYYPDPTPEFQAIKNYLAFYPAKMSACYADGELVQPQPGNFYGGWITSDVVGPFKGVPNSWGW